Proteins from one Triticum aestivum cultivar Chinese Spring chromosome 7A, IWGSC CS RefSeq v2.1, whole genome shotgun sequence genomic window:
- the LOC123150799 gene encoding probable glycosyltransferase At5g25310, which translates to MRMAAAAPAAAAARLRAVALWAALLVLVVGVFSVSGAEVPNSSSSPSSSHLGQQGAFTSRRPSVERELDAARAAIRRAARLHRGSNASSAPGRWFRGDDVDYALLARVYRNPAAFHRSYVEMERRFKVYVYTEGEPPILHAGPCKNIYTIEGRFIEQLELLAPPAAGVRTWDPDRAHAFFLPFSVVQMVHFAYRPLSYDRAPLLSLVRDYVRVVASRHPFWNRSAGADHFMLSCHDWGPDASKGDPELYANGIRALCNANTSEGFRPGKDVSIPEINLYDGDTPRQLLGPSPGLSARPYLAFFAGGRHGHVRDLLLRHWKGRDPATFPVYEYDLPSTTGNGNSSGSHNRRGRDRQSDYFAYMHRSRFCLCPSGHEVASPRVVEAIHAGCVPVLVSGGYAPPFADVLRWESFSVSVPVADIPRLKEVLEGIPTAEVERLRDGVRLVKRHFTLRQPPERLDMFHMILHSVWLRRLNFRLDHYPVQNSVG; encoded by the exons ATGCGCAtggctgctgctgctcctgctgctgctgctgcgcgcTTGCGTGCCGTTGCGCTCTGGGCcgccctcctcgtcctcgtggTCGGCGTCTTCTCCGTATCCGGCGCGGAGGTGCCGAACAGCtcttcgtcgccgtcgtcgtctcatCTGGGGCAGCAGGGGGCTTTTACCAGCAGGAGACCGAGCGTGGAGCGGGAGCTCGACGCCGCGCGAGCCGCGATACGGCGCGCGGCGCGGTTGCACCGTGGCAGCAACGCCAGCTCGGCGCCGGGAAGATGGTTCCGCGGCGACGACGTGGACTATGCTCTCCTCGCGAGGGTGTACCGCAACCCGGCAGCCTTCCACCG GAGCTACGTGGAGATGGAGAGGCGGTTCAAGGTGTACGTGTACACGGAAGGGGAGCCGCCGATCCTGCACGCGGGGCCCTGcaagaacatctacaccatcgagGGCCGCTTCATCGAGCAGCTCGAGCTCCTCGCGCCGCCGGCTGCCGGCGTCCGGACGTGGGACCCCGACCGCGcgcacgccttcttcctccccttcAGCGTCGTCCAGATGGTGCACTTTGCGTACCGGCCCCTCTCATACGACCGCGCCCCGCTGCTCTCCCTTGTCCGCGACTACGTCCGCGTCGTCGCCTCCCGCCACCCCTTCTGGAACCGCTCCGCCGGCGCCGACCACTTCATGCTCTCCTGCCATGACTGG GGTCCTGACGCATCCAAGGGGGACCCGGAGCTGTACGCGAACGGCATCCGTGCGCTCTGCAACGCCAACACGTCGGAGGGGTTCCGGCCGGGGAAGGACGTGAGCATCCCGGAGATCAACCTCTACGACGGCGACACGCCGCGGCAGCTCCTGGGCCCTTCGCCGGGGCTGTCGGCGCGGCCCTACCTGGCCTTTTTCGCCGGCGGGCGGCACGGCCACGTCCGAGATCTCCTGCTCCGGCACTGGAAGGGCCGCGACCCGGCCACATTCCCCGTGTACGAGTACGACCTCCCCTCTACCACCGGCAACGGCAACAGCAGCGGCAGCCACAACCGGCGAGGCCGCGACCGGCAGAGCGACTACTTCGCCTACATGCACCGGTCGCGCTTCTGCCTGTGCCCGAGCGGGCACGAGGTGGCGAGCCCGCGTGTTGTGGAGGCCATCCACGCCGGGTGCGTGCCCGTACTGGTGTCGGGCGGCTACGCGCCGCCCTTCGCCGACGTACTGCGGTGGGAGTCATTCTCGGTGTCCGTCCCCGTCGCCGACATCCCCAGGCTGAAGGAGGTGCTGGAGGGGATACCGACCGCGGAGGTGGAGCGGCTCCGGGACGGGGTGCGGCTGGTGAAGCGGCACTTCACTCTGCGGCAGCCGCCGGAGAGGCTCGACATGTTCCACATGATCCTGCACTCCGTCTGGCTCAGGAGGCTCAACTTCAGGCTCGACCACTATCCAGTTCAGAATTCAGTCGGATGA